The proteins below are encoded in one region of Sporosarcina sp. FSL K6-1508:
- a CDS encoding ribose-phosphate diphosphokinase produces the protein MANHYPNDKLKIFSLNSNQTLAEQVAEKIGRPLGKCSVKQFSDGEVQINIEESIRGCDVFVIQSTSYPVNENLMELLIMIDALKRASARTINVVMPYYGYARQDRKARSREPITAKLVANLLETAGAHRVIAIDLHAPQIQGFFDIPIDHLVAEPILTEYFKGKGINSDELVIVSPDHGGVTRARKMADRMKAPIAIIDKRRPRPNVAEVMNIVGNVEGKTAILIDDIIDTAGTITIAASALIESGAKEVYACCTHPVLSGPAIERIDNSMIKELIITNSIELPETKQSPKIKQLSIASLLAEAIVRVFEEKSVSTLFD, from the coding sequence ATGGCTAATCACTATCCTAACGATAAACTGAAGATATTCTCTTTGAATTCGAACCAAACACTTGCGGAGCAAGTAGCGGAAAAAATCGGACGCCCACTCGGCAAATGCTCTGTCAAACAATTTAGTGACGGAGAAGTCCAAATTAATATCGAAGAAAGTATCCGTGGCTGCGATGTATTTGTTATCCAGTCGACATCGTACCCTGTCAATGAAAACTTGATGGAACTTCTTATTATGATTGACGCGTTGAAACGTGCATCCGCACGTACAATCAATGTCGTTATGCCTTACTATGGTTATGCACGTCAAGACCGTAAAGCGCGTTCACGTGAACCGATTACGGCGAAACTTGTTGCAAATCTTCTTGAAACAGCAGGAGCGCACCGCGTTATTGCAATTGATCTTCATGCACCGCAAATTCAAGGTTTCTTTGATATTCCAATCGATCATCTTGTTGCTGAACCAATCCTTACAGAGTACTTTAAAGGAAAAGGCATTAACAGTGACGAACTAGTAATAGTATCACCCGATCATGGCGGTGTCACACGTGCGCGTAAGATGGCTGACCGCATGAAGGCACCTATTGCCATTATCGATAAGCGTCGTCCTCGTCCAAACGTTGCTGAAGTTATGAATATCGTTGGGAATGTTGAAGGGAAAACAGCTATTCTAATTGACGATATTATCGACACAGCAGGGACAATTACGATTGCGGCAAGCGCTTTAATCGAAAGTGGAGCAAAAGAAGTGTATGCTTGTTGTACACACCCCGTGTTGTCGGGCCCGGCAATTGAACGAATAGACAATTCAATGATCAAAGAATTGATCATTACGAATTCAATCGAACTGCCGGAAACGAAACAGTCTCCGAAAATTAAACAGCTTTCTATTGCTTCGTTGCTTGCAGAAGCGATTGTACGGGTGTTCGAAGAGAAATCTGTCAGCACATTATTTGATTGA
- the glmU gene encoding bifunctional UDP-N-acetylglucosamine diphosphorylase/glucosamine-1-phosphate N-acetyltransferase GlmU, whose amino-acid sequence MTNTYAVVLAAGQGTRMKSDLYKVLHPVCGKPMVEHVIDHIHGLGIGRVVTIVGHGAETVEETLGEKSEYVLQQEQLGTAHAVQQAERLLGDLDGTTIVVCGDTPLIRSETMGALIAHHNETGAKATILTAYADDPTGYGRIIRGEGGQVLRNVEQKDATSEEQRVMEINTGTYCFDNRTLFETLKKVKNNNAQGEYYLPDVVGILQSENALVSAYVTEDFSETIGINDRVVLAEAERVMRRRIAEKHMRNGVTIISPENTYISAAAEIGRDTVLQPGTMIEGSTVIGNKCVIGPNSQIVDSVIGDRTTVHSSVVLSSRIGSATTIGPFAHIRPDSDLGNSVKIGNFVEVKKSTLGEGSKVSHLSYIGDAKVGARVNVGCGTITVNYDGKNKHLTTIEDDAFVGCNSNLVAPVTVGKGAYVAAGSTITKNVPESSLAIARARQENKEGYANKLNLN is encoded by the coding sequence ATGACAAATACATACGCCGTCGTCCTGGCTGCAGGACAAGGCACACGGATGAAGTCCGATTTATATAAAGTACTGCATCCCGTCTGCGGGAAACCGATGGTCGAACACGTAATTGATCATATACACGGTCTAGGTATCGGCCGGGTTGTTACGATTGTTGGACATGGTGCAGAAACAGTGGAAGAAACACTTGGAGAGAAAAGTGAATATGTGCTACAGCAAGAGCAATTAGGCACCGCACACGCTGTTCAGCAGGCCGAGAGACTTCTTGGCGACTTGGATGGTACAACTATCGTTGTATGCGGAGATACACCGCTCATTCGTTCTGAAACAATGGGGGCACTGATCGCACATCATAATGAAACAGGCGCAAAAGCAACAATCTTGACGGCTTACGCGGATGATCCAACAGGATACGGGCGTATTATCCGGGGAGAGGGCGGCCAAGTCCTCCGGAACGTTGAACAGAAAGATGCAACGTCCGAAGAGCAGAGAGTAATGGAAATCAATACAGGAACCTATTGTTTTGATAATCGGACCCTTTTTGAAACATTGAAAAAGGTGAAAAATAATAATGCGCAGGGCGAATATTATCTACCGGATGTTGTCGGTATTTTGCAATCCGAAAACGCACTCGTATCAGCCTATGTGACAGAAGACTTCAGTGAAACAATTGGCATCAATGATCGTGTTGTCTTAGCGGAGGCAGAACGTGTCATGCGCAGGCGTATTGCTGAAAAGCATATGCGCAATGGTGTAACGATTATCAGTCCTGAAAACACATATATAAGTGCGGCAGCCGAAATTGGACGTGATACAGTTCTTCAACCCGGAACGATGATTGAAGGATCTACTGTTATTGGTAACAAATGCGTAATTGGGCCGAATAGCCAGATTGTTGACAGTGTTATCGGTGATCGTACGACCGTGCATTCGTCTGTTGTATTATCCAGCAGAATCGGTTCAGCTACGACAATAGGTCCGTTCGCACATATCCGTCCCGATTCTGACCTTGGCAACAGCGTGAAAATCGGCAACTTCGTTGAAGTGAAAAAGTCAACACTTGGCGAGGGTAGCAAAGTATCCCATTTGAGTTATATCGGTGACGCAAAAGTAGGGGCACGTGTAAATGTAGGCTGTGGCACAATTACCGTTAACTATGATGGGAAGAACAAGCACCTAACAACAATTGAAGATGATGCTTTTGTGGGCTGTAATTCCAATTTAGTTGCTCCGGTTACAGTTGGAAAAGGTGCATATGTAGCAGCTGGATCGACAATTACTAAAAATGTACCAGAAAGTTCACTTGCAATTGCGCGCGCGCGCCAGGAGAATAAAGAAGGATATGCTAACAAACTAAATCTCAATTAA
- a CDS encoding anti-sigma-F factor Fin, which translates to MAIRYTCRHCETEIGILPFESVKETVLLLQQIDEGEAEQFLTYEKDGALTVRCICEQCEQSLQRFPDYYTLNKWLQ; encoded by the coding sequence ATGGCGATTCGTTATACATGCCGGCATTGTGAGACTGAAATTGGCATTCTTCCGTTTGAATCTGTGAAGGAGACCGTCCTTCTGCTACAACAGATAGACGAAGGGGAAGCCGAACAATTTCTGACGTATGAAAAAGACGGGGCATTGACGGTACGATGCATATGCGAGCAGTGTGAGCAATCGCTCCAAAGATTCCCCGACTACTATACACTTAACAAATGGCTTCAATAA
- a CDS encoding 50S ribosomal protein L25/general stress protein Ctc, translated as MSTTIQSEARVPAKKSTLTELRKEGYVPAVVYGYETESTPISVKERELLKTLHITGRNGVIKLNVQGKDINVVLNDYQSDALKGDIRHADFLAINMTEELEVDVLVHLVGESIGLKEGGVLQQPNREVTIKVKPSDIPETFDIDISQLQIGESITVAEIRAKSKFEILNEDDHALVLISSPRTEAEMEELESEASETEAEPEVINEKKEEK; from the coding sequence ATGAGTACAACCATACAATCAGAAGCGAGAGTACCAGCAAAGAAATCAACATTAACTGAATTACGTAAAGAGGGCTACGTTCCAGCAGTCGTCTACGGTTATGAAACTGAATCAACACCGATTTCAGTAAAAGAGCGAGAGTTACTGAAAACATTGCATATAACAGGCCGTAATGGCGTTATCAAACTCAATGTTCAAGGAAAAGACATTAACGTTGTTCTAAACGACTATCAGTCTGATGCGTTAAAAGGCGATATTCGTCACGCAGACTTCCTTGCTATTAATATGACTGAAGAGCTTGAAGTAGATGTACTTGTACATCTCGTAGGCGAATCCATAGGCTTGAAAGAAGGCGGCGTACTTCAACAGCCAAACCGTGAAGTGACGATTAAAGTGAAACCTTCAGATATTCCGGAGACATTTGATATCGATATTTCACAACTTCAAATCGGCGAATCAATTACTGTCGCTGAAATTCGTGCAAAATCGAAATTTGAAATTTTGAACGAAGACGATCATGCACTTGTTCTAATCTCTTCTCCTCGTACGGAAGCGGAGATGGAAGAACTTGAAAGCGAAGCTTCTGAAACAGAAGCGGAACCTGAAGTGATCAATGAGAAGAAAGAAGAAAAGTAA
- the ispE gene encoding 4-(cytidine 5'-diphospho)-2-C-methyl-D-erythritol kinase, with protein MLYEKAPAKINLTLDVLHKRPDGFHEVEMIMTTVDLADRIWLRPTDDGQITIKASERFVPNDRKNLAYQAAELLQLKFGISSGVEITLEKSIPVAAGLAGGSSDAAATLRGLNRLWNLKLGVNELATLGARIGSDVSFCVHGGTALATGRGEIIESLPAPPNCWVILAKPAISVSTGDIYGKLDLASIAHTDTATMVEALRTGDYEKMCKSVGNVLEPVTMELHPQVVMLKEQMKKFGADAVLMSGSGPTVFGLVKHESRVPRIYNGLKGFCPEVYAVRMVGGRAIFER; from the coding sequence ATGCTTTATGAAAAGGCACCAGCAAAAATCAATTTGACGCTCGATGTATTACATAAACGGCCGGATGGTTTCCATGAGGTTGAGATGATTATGACTACTGTAGATCTTGCGGATCGGATCTGGCTTCGTCCGACAGATGATGGGCAAATTACAATTAAAGCATCTGAACGATTTGTACCGAATGATCGGAAAAACTTGGCTTATCAAGCTGCTGAACTGCTGCAACTTAAATTTGGTATTTCGAGTGGAGTCGAAATCACTCTTGAAAAAAGTATCCCTGTTGCTGCCGGGCTTGCTGGAGGTAGTTCAGATGCAGCTGCTACACTTCGCGGTTTGAATAGACTGTGGAACTTGAAATTAGGCGTGAATGAATTGGCGACGCTCGGAGCGCGGATAGGTTCAGATGTATCCTTCTGTGTACACGGCGGAACGGCGCTTGCCACGGGACGGGGAGAAATAATTGAGAGCCTCCCTGCACCGCCGAATTGCTGGGTTATTCTTGCTAAGCCTGCTATTTCGGTTTCAACAGGTGATATATACGGTAAGTTAGACTTAGCATCGATTGCTCATACCGACACGGCAACGATGGTTGAAGCGCTTAGAACAGGTGATTATGAGAAAATGTGCAAGTCGGTCGGAAACGTTCTTGAACCTGTTACCATGGAACTTCATCCACAAGTAGTCATGTTAAAAGAGCAGATGAAAAAATTTGGTGCAGATGCAGTGTTAATGAGCGGTAGCGGTCCGACTGTTTTTGGTCTGGTTAAACATGAATCAAGAGTACCGCGTATTTACAATGGGCTGAAAGGATTTTGTCCGGAAGTATATGCGGTCAGAATGGTTGGTGGACGTGCAATTTTTGAAAGATAA
- the pth gene encoding aminoacyl-tRNA hydrolase — protein MKMIIGLGNPGKQYEKTRHNVGFQVIDELSDRLPVNTVQTKFGGMYTVVHRPEGKVMLVKPLTYMNLSGECVRPLMDYFEVDVEDIVVLYDDLDIAPGTIRLRQKGSAGGHNGMKSLIAHLGTDQFNRIRIGVGRPIGGIKVADYVLSSFSKEEKPLIEDMVKKSASACEAWLGKPFNEVMNNFNGV, from the coding sequence ATGAAAATGATAATAGGGCTCGGCAATCCGGGTAAACAATATGAAAAGACTCGCCATAATGTGGGCTTTCAAGTAATTGATGAACTTAGCGATCGTCTGCCGGTGAATACGGTACAAACAAAGTTTGGTGGTATGTATACGGTAGTCCATCGTCCTGAAGGCAAAGTAATGCTCGTCAAGCCACTTACGTACATGAACTTATCAGGGGAATGTGTCCGGCCATTGATGGATTACTTTGAAGTCGATGTGGAAGATATCGTTGTTCTGTACGATGACCTTGATATTGCACCAGGAACGATTCGACTGAGGCAAAAAGGCAGTGCTGGCGGCCATAACGGCATGAAATCACTCATTGCGCATCTAGGCACAGATCAGTTCAATCGAATTCGTATCGGTGTCGGCCGTCCAATCGGTGGTATTAAAGTAGCTGATTACGTTCTTTCGTCTTTTAGTAAAGAGGAAAAACCATTAATTGAAGACATGGTGAAAAAGAGCGCATCCGCATGTGAAGCATGGCTAGGCAAGCCATTTAATGAAGTCATGAACAATTTTAATGGTGTATAA
- a CDS encoding small, acid-soluble spore protein, alpha/beta type codes for MAKKRGIMSEGLKVEIAKELGFYDVVEREGWGGIKSRDAGNMVKRAIEMAERGVAQKK; via the coding sequence ATGGCGAAAAAACGTGGCATAATGTCTGAAGGCTTGAAGGTAGAGATTGCAAAAGAGCTTGGATTTTATGATGTTGTTGAGCGGGAAGGTTGGGGCGGCATTAAATCACGCGACGCGGGTAATATGGTGAAGCGAGCAATTGAAATGGCCGAACGAGGAGTAGCACAAAAGAAATAA
- a CDS encoding RidA family protein, translated as MNYVATENAPQAIGPYAQAVKVNGLVYTSGQIPLTPDGLLVEGTIEDQTHQVFANLKAVLEEAGSSLSKVVKATVFIKDMNEFVAVNDIYAQHFGAHTPARSTVEVARLPKDVKIEIEVIALANE; from the coding sequence ATGAATTATGTAGCGACAGAAAATGCACCCCAAGCAATCGGCCCCTATGCACAAGCGGTTAAAGTGAACGGTTTGGTATATACATCTGGACAAATTCCATTGACGCCCGACGGACTGCTTGTCGAAGGAACCATCGAAGACCAGACACACCAAGTATTCGCCAACTTAAAAGCGGTCTTGGAAGAAGCCGGTTCATCTTTGAGTAAAGTGGTAAAAGCGACAGTTTTCATTAAAGATATGAATGAATTTGTTGCTGTAAACGACATTTACGCTCAACACTTCGGTGCACATACTCCTGCACGTTCGACGGTTGAAGTTGCTAGATTGCCAAAAGACGTAAAGATAGAAATCGAAGTTATCGCTCTCGCAAACGAATGA
- the purR gene encoding pur operon repressor, which yields MKWKRSERLVDMTRQLLDYPHELIPLTFFSERYQAAKSSISEDLTIVKETFEEKGTGKLVTVSGAAGGVKFIPKMAEPEIREVMALLMGELGHSDRLLPGGYLFMTDLLGNPRIMDRVGKVFASAYADTDIDVIMTVATKGIPIAHAIARHLNVPVVVVRRDSKVTEGPTVSINYVSGSTRRIQTMVLSKRSMQSGRKVLITDDFMKAGGTMLGMKNLLEEFGCELAGIAVLVESDHAEEVLVDNYLSLVKLRAVNEKSRTIELEEGNYFSEGGK from the coding sequence ATGAAGTGGAAAAGGAGCGAGCGGCTTGTAGATATGACCCGCCAATTGTTGGATTACCCACATGAACTTATTCCACTGACCTTCTTTTCCGAACGTTACCAAGCGGCAAAGTCCTCAATTAGTGAAGATTTGACGATTGTAAAAGAAACGTTTGAAGAAAAAGGGACAGGAAAACTGGTAACGGTGTCCGGAGCCGCTGGAGGGGTGAAGTTCATTCCAAAGATGGCAGAACCTGAAATTCGTGAAGTGATGGCTCTTCTAATGGGAGAACTCGGTCATTCAGATCGTTTGCTGCCGGGAGGGTATTTGTTCATGACGGATCTGTTAGGCAATCCGCGTATCATGGACCGGGTTGGTAAAGTATTCGCCTCGGCATATGCCGACACGGACATTGACGTTATTATGACAGTGGCCACAAAAGGGATTCCGATAGCACATGCGATAGCGCGTCATCTAAATGTCCCTGTAGTTGTTGTTCGCCGTGATAGCAAAGTAACCGAAGGACCAACAGTCAGCATCAATTATGTATCCGGTTCAACTAGGCGGATTCAAACAATGGTATTATCGAAAAGAAGCATGCAGAGCGGACGAAAAGTTTTGATAACAGATGACTTCATGAAGGCCGGCGGTACGATGCTTGGGATGAAGAACCTTCTGGAAGAATTCGGCTGTGAGCTTGCGGGCATCGCTGTTTTAGTAGAGTCAGATCATGCAGAAGAAGTGCTAGTAGATAACTATCTCTCTCTCGTTAAGCTGCGCGCGGTAAACGAGAAGAGCCGAACAATCGAGTTAGAAGAAGGAAACTATTTCTCGGAAGGTGGAAAATGA
- the spoVG gene encoding septation regulator SpoVG, translating to MEVTDVRLRRMDTDGRMRAIASITIDDEFVVHDIRVIDGNEGLFVAMPSKRTPDGEFRDVAHPINTNARTKIQDAVLAAYHLSAEETVLEGAGA from the coding sequence ATGGAAGTAACAGATGTTAGATTAAGAAGGATGGATACTGATGGAAGGATGAGGGCAATCGCTTCGATTACGATTGATGATGAATTTGTCGTTCATGATATTCGGGTCATCGACGGAAATGAAGGCTTGTTCGTGGCAATGCCAAGTAAACGGACGCCTGATGGAGAATTCCGTGACGTAGCCCATCCGATCAATACGAATGCCCGAACAAAAATCCAAGATGCAGTACTGGCGGCATACCACCTTTCCGCGGAAGAAACAGTCCTTGAAGGAGCTGGTGCATGA
- the mfd gene encoding transcription-repair coupling factor: MEALIDLFLQEKEIGELVKELEAGKDRQLIAGLSGGAKSILFKVLQQSSDQPILIISPNLLQAQRTYEDLVKMLGDSLVHLYPAEELIAADFSISSYELRAQRIDTLDHMARIGKGIYITPIAGMKKLLPDKERWLNSSLSTKVGAEVHIAEWLDRLVSMGYTRQPMVTAPGEFALRGGILDLYPLNLEDPVRIELFDTDVDSIRTFSAEDQRSTGKLETVSILPAAEFVWKAEDLTAIAEKLEKALSTSLKKMKDAEAKERLTINITGDISLMREGFVPENMLKYASFYAGTTSLESYFSSNGIVLFDEIGRILEVVASLESEEKEWMLALLEDGKIVHDAKTSFSFEEMHELVKQRKMYLSLFVRSIPGIVVKKTVTFSCKPMQQFHGQMNLLKNEMERWHQGHFNVFIVADGNERMEKVQSILEDYEMHSALSGKPSEAGGIIIINGDLSAGFELPFQQMAVITDSELFKGNAKRKARPQKMTNAERIKSYSEIKPGDHIVHLHHGIGKYYGVVTLEVSGIHKDYLDIRYRGEDKLFVPADQIDLIQKYVASGEKEPKLHKLGGADWKKTKTKVTAAVKDIADDLIKLYAKRESEKGHAFAPDDDMQMAFENAFPYDETDDQLRSITEVKLDMEKERPMDRLLCGDVGYGKTEVAIRAAFKAVSDGKQVAFLVPTTILAQQHYETMKERFSGFPVEVSLLNRFRKKKEQTETLKGLKAGTIDVVVGTHRLLSKDIVYHDLGLLVVDEEQRFGVTHKEKLKQLKTHVDVLTLTATPIPRTLHMSMLGVRDLSVIETPPANRFPVQTYVMEQNFALVREAIEREMGRGGQVFYLYNRVEDMERKVDEIKQLVPEARVGFANGQMGESALEAVILSFLEGEYDVLVTTTIIETGIDIPNVNTLIVQDADRMGLSQLYQLRGRVGRSNRVAYGYFLYQRDKVLTEVAENRLQAIKEFTELGSGFKIAMRDLSIRGAGNLLGSQQHGFIDSVGFDLYSQLLQEAVEEKQTGIVKADIPDLEIVLPLNAYIPDEYVLDGFQKIQMYKMVKAIESEADYNELVDEMTDRFGDIPLEADLLLRVARIKAWGRIADVESIKKQQNLIEVRISPEGASKTDGAKLVSDSMEFGRAVGFTMENGYLVMTIDERHAGKHTAFDILEEMMRILHTSIKETVVTDSV, from the coding sequence TTGGAAGCGCTTATTGATTTGTTTTTACAGGAGAAAGAGATTGGCGAACTAGTAAAAGAGTTGGAGGCAGGAAAAGACCGTCAACTTATCGCAGGTTTATCAGGTGGTGCGAAGTCGATTCTTTTCAAAGTGCTTCAGCAATCGAGCGACCAGCCCATTCTGATTATATCTCCGAACTTATTACAGGCACAGCGTACATATGAAGACCTTGTCAAAATGTTGGGCGATTCGCTCGTTCACCTTTACCCTGCAGAGGAACTTATTGCAGCGGACTTTTCTATTTCCAGTTACGAGCTTCGTGCACAGCGCATCGACACATTAGATCATATGGCGCGGATTGGAAAAGGAATTTATATTACGCCGATTGCGGGCATGAAAAAATTATTGCCGGACAAAGAACGGTGGTTGAACAGTTCGTTATCTACTAAAGTAGGTGCGGAAGTTCATATAGCAGAATGGCTTGATAGACTCGTATCAATGGGCTATACGAGACAACCAATGGTAACGGCACCGGGCGAGTTTGCATTGCGCGGTGGTATCCTGGATTTGTATCCATTGAATTTGGAAGACCCGGTACGGATCGAGTTATTTGATACGGACGTCGATTCAATCCGTACTTTTTCAGCGGAAGATCAGCGTTCAACGGGTAAGTTGGAAACCGTGTCAATTCTCCCTGCCGCGGAGTTCGTTTGGAAAGCTGAAGATTTAACGGCAATCGCGGAAAAACTGGAAAAAGCACTTAGCACCAGTTTGAAAAAGATGAAAGACGCGGAAGCGAAAGAACGGTTAACCATTAATATAACAGGTGATATCAGCTTGATGAGGGAAGGATTCGTACCGGAAAATATGCTGAAGTATGCATCGTTTTACGCAGGAACCACTTCTCTTGAAAGTTATTTCTCGAGTAACGGAATTGTTTTATTCGATGAAATTGGACGAATCCTTGAGGTTGTTGCTTCGCTAGAGTCGGAAGAAAAGGAATGGATGTTAGCCCTTCTTGAAGATGGAAAAATTGTTCATGACGCAAAAACTTCGTTTTCGTTCGAAGAGATGCATGAATTAGTAAAGCAGCGAAAAATGTATTTATCTTTATTTGTCCGTTCGATTCCGGGAATTGTTGTGAAAAAGACAGTGACATTTTCTTGTAAGCCGATGCAACAGTTTCATGGTCAGATGAACTTGCTGAAAAATGAAATGGAACGGTGGCACCAAGGTCATTTCAATGTTTTCATTGTCGCAGACGGCAATGAACGGATGGAGAAGGTCCAATCGATTCTAGAGGATTATGAAATGCATTCCGCCTTGTCAGGCAAGCCCTCGGAAGCAGGCGGTATAATTATTATCAATGGAGATCTGTCTGCAGGTTTCGAGCTTCCGTTTCAACAAATGGCGGTCATAACGGATTCTGAGTTGTTTAAAGGGAATGCAAAGCGGAAAGCACGCCCGCAAAAGATGACAAATGCCGAACGAATTAAAAGTTACTCGGAAATAAAACCGGGTGACCATATCGTTCACCTTCATCACGGGATTGGGAAATACTACGGAGTTGTAACGCTTGAAGTAAGCGGTATTCATAAAGATTACCTCGACATACGGTACCGTGGAGAAGATAAGCTGTTTGTTCCTGCCGACCAAATCGATTTGATCCAGAAATATGTCGCATCCGGCGAAAAAGAACCGAAACTTCATAAGTTGGGCGGAGCAGACTGGAAGAAGACGAAAACTAAAGTCACGGCAGCTGTCAAAGATATCGCAGACGATCTGATTAAGCTGTATGCTAAACGTGAATCGGAAAAGGGACATGCTTTTGCGCCGGACGACGATATGCAAATGGCATTTGAAAATGCGTTCCCTTACGACGAAACAGATGACCAGCTCAGATCCATCACGGAAGTGAAGCTGGATATGGAAAAAGAACGTCCTATGGACCGATTACTGTGCGGTGACGTTGGTTACGGGAAAACGGAAGTTGCTATCCGGGCTGCATTTAAGGCTGTCTCTGACGGTAAACAGGTAGCATTTCTCGTGCCAACTACGATTTTGGCGCAACAGCATTACGAAACGATGAAAGAGCGCTTTTCAGGTTTCCCGGTCGAAGTATCCCTTTTGAATCGTTTTCGTAAAAAAAAGGAACAGACGGAGACATTGAAAGGATTAAAAGCCGGCACGATTGACGTAGTCGTTGGCACACATCGCCTTCTTTCAAAAGACATCGTCTATCATGATTTAGGTTTACTCGTTGTCGATGAAGAACAACGATTCGGTGTAACGCACAAAGAAAAACTTAAGCAGTTGAAAACACATGTAGACGTCCTGACGTTGACGGCAACGCCTATACCGCGGACACTTCACATGTCGATGCTTGGCGTTCGTGATTTATCGGTCATTGAAACACCACCGGCAAACCGTTTTCCTGTCCAAACATACGTTATGGAACAAAACTTCGCACTTGTTCGTGAAGCAATCGAAAGGGAGATGGGACGGGGCGGGCAAGTATTTTACCTGTATAACCGGGTGGAAGACATGGAGCGGAAAGTCGATGAAATTAAACAGCTTGTACCTGAAGCAAGGGTCGGATTTGCGAATGGACAGATGGGGGAGTCTGCGCTGGAAGCAGTCATCTTAAGTTTCCTTGAGGGAGAATATGATGTTCTTGTAACGACAACCATTATTGAAACAGGCATCGATATTCCGAATGTCAATACACTTATTGTCCAAGATGCTGACCGAATGGGGTTATCGCAGCTCTATCAGCTGCGTGGACGCGTTGGACGGTCGAATCGTGTTGCTTATGGCTATTTCCTTTACCAACGCGATAAGGTGCTGACAGAAGTTGCTGAAAACCGTCTCCAAGCGATTAAGGAATTCACTGAACTTGGGTCAGGTTTCAAAATTGCGATGCGTGATTTATCGATTCGTGGTGCGGGTAATCTGCTTGGTTCCCAACAGCACGGCTTTATCGACTCAGTCGGCTTCGATCTTTATTCTCAATTGCTTCAAGAGGCGGTGGAGGAAAAGCAGACAGGCATTGTCAAAGCAGATATTCCAGACTTGGAAATTGTCTTGCCGCTTAACGCCTATATTCCGGATGAATATGTGCTCGACGGATTCCAAAAGATTCAAATGTATAAAATGGTAAAGGCAATCGAAAGTGAAGCAGATTATAATGAACTCGTCGACGAAATGACAGACCGCTTTGGCGATATTCCACTAGAAGCTGATTTGCTACTTCGGGTAGCGCGGATCAAAGCGTGGGGTCGTATTGCAGACGTAGAATCTATTAAAAAACAGCAAAACCTTATTGAAGTTCGTATATCCCCAGAAGGAGCTTCGAAAACGGATGGTGCTAAACTCGTATCCGATTCAATGGAATTTGGCCGTGCGGTTGGGTTCACAATGGAAAATGGTTACCTCGTTATGACAATCGATGAGCGCCATGCAGGAAAGCATACTGCATTTGATATACTTGAGGAAATGATGAGAATCCTTCATACATCCATAAAGGAAACTGTTGTTACTGATTCCGTCTAA
- the veg gene encoding biofilm formation stimulator Veg, with protein sequence MPKTLADIKKSLDSHLGKRLHLKANGGRKKTIERAGVLRETYRAVFVVELDQDENAFERVSYSYADILTEAVEITILEGADTTAFIIK encoded by the coding sequence GTGCCAAAAACATTAGCGGACATTAAGAAGTCATTGGATTCTCACCTGGGAAAACGTTTGCACTTAAAAGCAAACGGCGGTCGGAAGAAGACGATCGAGAGAGCTGGAGTGCTGCGGGAAACATATCGTGCAGTATTCGTAGTTGAACTTGACCAGGACGAAAATGCGTTTGAAAGGGTATCTTACAGCTACGCAGATATTTTAACCGAAGCGGTTGAAATAACAATTCTTGAGGGTGCAGATACTACGGCATTCATCATCAAATGA